Within the Portunus trituberculatus isolate SZX2019 chromosome 26, ASM1759143v1, whole genome shotgun sequence genome, the region agaagaagaagaagaagaagaaaaggaagaaaagaagaagaagaagaagaagaagaagaagaagaagaagaaagaagaagaagaagacgaagaagaaaaaaagaagaagaagaagaagaaggaggaggaggaggaggaggaggaggaggaggaggaagaagaacatgaagaacaaagaaaactacacgagagagagagagagagagagagagagagagagagagagagagagagagagagagagagagagagagagagagagagtctgttgcCAAGGTGATTGAgatgttactaccaccaccaccacctcctcctcctcctccagtaatttggttatgtgtgtgtgccatctctctctctctctctctctctctcgaacacacccacatcgagagagagagagagagagagagagagagagagattaaagaaagtgagaaaattaaagaaaactctAATTTCAACTAACGATTCCACAAAATCACCAAGTATtgctaatcttcctcctcctcctcctcttcttcctcctcctctctctctctctctctctcattttctttatcctttcaatTACGTCTCTTTCTCctgacagaatgagagagagagagagagagagagagagagagagagagagagagagagagagagagagagagagagacgcagaacATCATTACGActgtgatgagaggaggaggaggaggaggaggaggaggaggaggaggaggaggaggaggaggaggaggaggaggcaaatccAGACAGCGTGGCgcctgagcagagagagagagagagagagagagagagagagagagagagagagagagagagagaggagagagagtctctctctctagtgcccGCTTTCTTTCCTGACGAAaatggatcagagagagagagagagagagagagagagagagagagagagagagagagagagagagagagagagttgcaaagtaccaccattactgcgtacactcccttgctctctctctctctctctctctctctctctaaaacgtACACAGaagcctcgagagagagagagagagagagagagagagagagagaggcattgaaattaaagaaagtgagaaaattttTGGTCGTTAAGAAATCCTCTATCGTGCAatagcctttctctctctctctctctctctcaaatatacaAACGAAATTAAAACCAgataaataaacgagagagagagagagatatggatagatagatttccactaacaccagagagagagagagagagagagagagagagagagagagagagagagagagagagagagagctagcttTCACAACTCTCCGGCAGAGGGAAGCATATGTTGGACTGCTTCGccacgcctttctctctctctctctctctctctctctttccttcctttatttttttcccctatttcaaactctctctctctctcgggacaaATCATTTTCCTGCCacattataggagagagagagagagagagagagagagagagagagagagagagagagagagagatacctttaatatttttttacatttatctcacgaagaggaggaagaacaggtgtAGAAAAGataattacctctctctctctctcatttgctctatcttaaaagaaaatgaactttGAAAAACGAAAATgctaatacgagagagagagagagagagagagagagagagagagagagagagagagagagagagagagagagagagagagactatctttCACCTCAGTCTAGGCTTAATTAAGACAGGTAAGGATCAGTAgttaactctctctttctctaaaggcatgaagagagagagagagagagagagagagagagagagagagagagagagagagtacacaaagggttggcgagagagagagagagacacacacacagtcttcattatcagTCCTTACACATGAagttaatgaggaggaggaggaggaggaggaggaggaggaggaggaggaaggaggaggaggaggaggaggaaggaaggaaggaagagaaaaaatatgagagagagagagagagagagagagagagagagagagagagagagagagagagagagagagagagagagacttaccttTCTTTTATCCAATTATTCGCTTCTTCcgtcaaaataataataataataataatcttaatttatttgtattatctCACTATTTAAATTTCCGtatcttcttttattaatttatttcctttatcttcaaatccttttctttttccttctataattctctatttattatttatcttatttccctattccctttttcttttccttcacaattATCAACGTATCTtaattcctcctttacttctctaTTATAATACATTTATCAAgtctatctctatctccatcttcatccagtttgtctatctatccattatttacgttcttttttttccttcagaatcatcaatatcttctaattcctcctttactcctatTATCCCTatcatttatctagtttttattatctatctatcacgaAGTTTGTATTTACTATTTATGAAGTTTATCTATCTTCATCATCCGTTTTGTCTATCCTTATCAATATTGAAATCGACACctatctattattactattattaattttatctatccatccatcttatctaatattttgtacgttattattatttatcaagtttgtctatctccatccATTTTCTGTATCgatcatttatctattcttattctttcgttaatattattattattttatcttcatttcctgtttcgttattttgtacattatcatttatcaagcttatctattttcttttatttattttttcatgtcgtTCCATTTCAACCATTATCTAattctatttctctattatttatcAAGTTTATagatattctcctttatcatctattcttttttattttaatcttggaaaattattattatgatctatttccttctattatcatttattttcttattttttatgcaggaacaagaaaagaaaacagtatttattttttttcaagcctttcccaattttttttttcatttcaatattttttccttacttttccaatttcccccttccttttttttcagtattttcctttTAAACCTATTTACAtgtattctttcctttaaaAGCTTCAAAAACTATCTTAAATTCCTCacgtactattactactactactattactatcttaCTTAAGGAcaagaaacacttaaaaacacttaaTATATTTTAATAAACCACTTAAAAACTaacattatcttcttccttaatCTATAAAAGCTATCTTTATTTgatctcatttccctatctttaATCGTAAATCTTATTCCTTCCATCTTGCCaactttctttaatctttttctctatctttatcattatcttcattattattctttatttcaatcttactctatcttcttcatcagcttatctatctatctactgtcTTTATCAAGCATTATTTCACCTTTTCTCCAcaattctattttttatcttaattagctatctgagagagagagagagagaatttcaacaTACCTCAACATAGCAAATTAAAATATATGGTtgattatcttcctcttcttcctcctcctcctcttcttcttcctcttccttgttacctgagagaaaattgagagaaagagagagaggacattagCACAAGGCATTCTGGGTAACATTTTAACAAACAAGTAGGCATTTTCTCATCAAGACTAATCGATTTGGGTATAAAATCTCGTCACGGTTTGTCACGCTAGGGGCAATTGtaatcattgagagagagagagagagagagagagagagagagagagagagagagagagagagagagagagagagagagagagagagagagagagagagagagagagagagaatttcacacCACCCCCAACACAGTGCAGGTAAAAGCTTAAAATCGCCTCTATTTTTTTAAAGGAGTGTTCAGCGATGCCAAACTTCACAACACGCCAGCAACACCACGCAGATCCGAAGATGGCCGGGCTGGTGATGTTTCCGGCCAGACTGGTGACTCGTGCCCTTGGTGACCACAGACCTACCTCAAActctcccttattttcctttcctaaccttcactttcccttttttttcctcccctctctcactcactcactgtccttCACTGCAAACTCTTAACCCTCAATATTCAATGCtaaagataatattaataactcctctccctccaccacgtCAAGATAAAGTACTGCAAGGAACCATCAAGCCAACCAGCCCAGCCTCCACCACAGGGAATGTTTGGCTTAGCATTGCGCCCCGTGTGAATATATCCATACCAACCAAAGCTAGCCGGACCCCTGTGTGTTCTCTCCCGGTGTGAAATGGGGtgcgagagagaaggagagacagtaaggaaggcagtgagagaggagaggagagaagaataaaaaatcaaatatacatACCAGGAAATTAAATATAGAGCTGataacttcctcttcctccgtacCTGAAAGAGGGGTGAAGAGGACATTAGCACAAGGCATTCTGGGTAACATTTTAACAAACAAGTAGGCATTTTCTCATCAAGACTAATCGATTTGGGTATAAAATCTCGTCACGGTTTGTCACGCTAGGGGCAATTGTAATCattgagatagagatagagacagagaatatcaacccccaaaacacaaacGCACCATAACACATTAGCATGTCCGTACGTCCGAGTGTCTCAGCCTCCACCAGCCCACAcctggaaaatagaaaagtgagGCATTAGGCAATCATTTAGGCCTATGGAGGGTGAAGGTAGGCCTATAGTAGCTTCAGTAATATCATGTTCTCCAGGGTGGTTACAGAACAGGTCTGTGATATATTTTATTcatcataggaggaggaggaggaggaggaggaggaggaggaggaggaggaggaggaggaggaggagaggaggaggaggaggagagagaacggaggaaggaagacaaaaaagaaaaaactaagaaaaaagaaaaaatagaaaaaaatcaaacaagaggtagacagaataaataaataaaataaattacctTTTCCCCACAAATGTCCatcttgtttccctctctctctctccccacacctgCAAGAAAAATGTACCAATTAACACAAGCAcaggtgtggagtgtgtgtgtgtgtcgtgcctTTCAGATCatagaaaatcaacaaaatttcTCTGATATATGCTTGTCATTTGTTCATCTTGAGTTAGGAACGTTTGTGGTTAGGAGGGTAGTTCCGTTTCTGGAGGTCTTTGTAGTTAGGAGGGTCGTTCCGTTTCTGGGGTCTTTGAAGGAGTTAGGAAGGTCATTATGAGGGTTTTCAGGTTCAGGGGTCTTTCAAGGAGTTAGGAAGGTTTGTAGTTAGGAGGGTAATATTTCTATTTCTGGAGGCCTTTGGAGTTAGGAAGGTTTGTGGTTATGAGGGATGTTCCGTTTCTGGGGTCTTTGAAGGAGTTAGGAAGGTCATTATGAGGGTTTTTCAGGGAGTTAGGAAGGTTTGTGGTTAGGAGggtagtatgttttttttttttttaagggattttTCAACAGAAGGTGAGAAGGGAAAAACTTGTGAGGGTTTGAAGTTATGTTTAGGGCTTTGAAGAGTTGgaagaggaaacacaaaggaaaacaatcttacatttttttccttttccttccttttcttcttgtatctctttcatcctcatcttcctttcttcacatcttatcctcctcttcctcgcgcctcttcttaatcttcctcttcccctccctcctcctcctcctcctgaacctgcAACAGAGGAAGCAGTGTTacaataggtgtgtgtgtgcctgccatTCTCCGTCCGTTTGAGTGTCTCAGATGGCCGTTCTATTGTCATCAACAGTGTACAGGCTAGTGGTAAAAACAATCATCACAtgcttcgtttatttattttggttccGATTACctaaaacacacgcacacacaaacgtacCTTCCAAAACACTGCCAAACTTGTGTAGACGGTGATAGGGAAAGCttgtcccattttctttcatatctccgTCATACAGCTATCTTCCACTGCACCctgaaagatacacacacattaacaccaaCACATTAAtatactactgtgtgtgtgtgtgtgtgtgtgtgtaatcagacAAATGCCTCAATATTCGTCAAGGTGTGGCAGCGCGGGTAACGATGCCTCACGACTCGTCATCGATCATCATTTTAACATAGTATAAAGCTGTTCAAGTCTCATTTATGTAGTTCACCAAGCTGTTAAGTCTCATTTATGTAGTTCACCAAGCTGTCAAGTCTCATTTAGTTCACTAAGCTGTTAAGTCTCATTTATGTAGTTCACCAAGCTGTCAAGTCTCATTTAGTTCACCAAGCTGTCAAGTCTCATTTAGTTCACCAAGCTGTTAAGTCTCATTTATGTAGTTCACCAAGCTGTCAAGTCTCATTTAGTTCACCAAGCTGTTAAGTCTCATTTATGTAGTTCAAGCTGTTCAAGTGTCACCTTTAGTTTGGCACTCGACCAAGACAAGTGGTTTGAAATATTGAGTGCTGTACACTAGATACATTGAATTGTTTTTAATCGAGAGGAGAGCAAATAGAGAACAACCTTGCCTCCTCACTATTTGAAATTTATGTGTGAATATCAATAAATTTTCATCCAaacagatatagatagatagatagatagatagacagacagactcctcctctccctcaaacacacaaacacaattttCATCCAAACAGAGacatatagacaaacagactccttccctctcaaatGCACACAATTTTCatccaaacagacagacagactctctccctctctctcaaacacacgtacacacaaacgtACCTTCCAATACACTGCCAACTTGTGGAGATAGTGATTGGGAAAGCTGATGCAGAGAGtgagtttccattttcttcaacaCGTCAATCCTGCAACCATCTACACTGCcaacctcctccatcttccaccGCACCctgaaagatacacacacattaacaccaaCACATTAATATActactgtgtctgtgtgtgtgtgtgtgtgtaatcagacAAATGCCTCTATATTCGTCAAGGTGTGGCAGCGCGGGTAACGTTGCCTCACGACTCGTCATCGATCATCATTTAAATATTTGGCGGAAAAACATCTCgcaggaaaatgaaaatcagtctctctctctctctctctctcactcactcaattatTGCGTCCATCTCGAAATACAATGAAGAATATCCAGTCTTTATCCAACCATGCATTAAACAATATAGCAGAAAATAAGACACCAAAACTcattcaaaacacactgaacaccccaaacacactccataacaccccaaaacaccactcacacaccaaaaactccaaacaccactaacacccaaAATCACTCAATAACACCCTtataacacaccaaacaccactaacacacaataacacacccaaacacacacttacctcCTAAGAAAATGCAGACGAACTTCTTAAATCTCCCACTAGGAgtctgaaagagagaaaaacacaataacatcaagaattagtgtgtgtgtgtgtgtgtgtgtgtgtgtgtgtgtgtgtgtgtgtgtgtgtgtgtgtgtgtgtgtgatcagcaAATGCTCCTTTATCACCCGTGGCAGCCTGTGTAAAGGTCGCCTCTGACTTAGTTGGTCATCATTTCAGTGTTCCCCAGAATGACTgttaggaggggaggggaggggaggggaggagatgggagagggggaggggaggggagatatATCAAAGCAAAACTGTCTTAGGAATGAAAAAATACTGAACTTAATCTAATCTTCAAaaaccaaaataataataataataataaaaaatacactttCTTAAACTTACCTATTTTGTATTGCAGTTATCCAGTCAAAATCTTGCCTCGTCtcgcaccaacacacacacacacacacacaaacaccagcgTACCTAACTgtggaataaaagaagatattAATTAGGGTTTTTTTGAGTGTTACAGCTTATATCAAATGATGTTGTTttgaaggtgtgtgtgcgtgtgtgtgttaaatcaatgtttttattcttgctttcttctaaaTTCTCTCTGTTCATCTCCCATCTGacccccaacctctctctctctctatttccctctcactttttctccttctctccctctctctatctccatcccctcctctctaCCAGTGTCctaaactctccctctccctctctccctgcaaTGTAGAGGCCACTACCACACCCCAGCAGACCAGCAAGGGGTGAGTGAGGTAATGGGCTCCCTTTACTCTCCCACACACGAACTCCGAGTACCCATTAGGAGCACCCAGATGaagaggtgtggtgtgtgtgtgtctgtgtgttaatTAGGTTACAtttgagagggaaaaaggaacctGGAAGaacagaatgaggaaaaaagagggaaattcgagaaacagaaaaggaggaggaggagaattcaagaggaaaataatgagaaaggaaattttgagagtaaagaggaagaagaggtgaaggagagaaatggaaaaaaaaattgaaggaaaaaaataatggaaaattgcaaaaaaaaaaaataaataaataaaataaacaaactcacctctctctttctctctccaattcTCCAAACTCCAAAAAacctgaaggagggaaaaagaaaacggtaaatGATGGAAAACGTGCAGCAGGGTTGGGTATTTTAAGGGGTCACTCAGTCAATTCTTGATTTCAACAGGTATCGTTAGACTCTTCCAGTGATCATCAGCGTTTGGGGTCAAAGGTCatggaaaagtaggaaaaaggaagggggaaagggggaaaagtaaggaaagtagggaaaaataggaaaaatggagggaaaactaGGGAAAAATtgggcagaagaaaaaaaaagtaaggaagagaggaaaaggaaaggaaaaaggaaggaaaatacaggaaaagtaggggaaaataggaaaaaagtaagggGTCACAGGTCAGGGGAAAGTAGGGAAACaaaaacagggaaggaaaaaaggaaaatataggaaaaacagtaaaatagagatgagagaagggaagaggaaagaaaagggaagagaagagaaagaagggaaatttgtagaaaaaaaaaattaattaattaactgACCACACTAGCACAAAATAATGATAGgtaacaatcaccaccaccacaaacctcaccactcacaccacatcaccaccaccacacaacctcaccacatcacacttcaccaccaccacaactacaacctcaccacatcaccatcacacaaacctcaccacatcaccaccaccacacctcacatcacacacttcaccaccaccacaccacatcaccaccacaccacatcactaccacatcttcccttcttcctcaattctttgttttccttactattcttatgctattttcctttcttcctcctcctcttattctctctctacctcccagacaccccctctctctctctctaacttaccacaaacacaaaatcttcctccacttctctccacttgtctctccctccacctgccAATAGagaaaggtcaaaggtcacacaGGGAAGGGGATAGggatgggggggggagggggtaaggtaaggtcagtaTCTAGGATGTCGTCACAAATTTTCAGACATCTAAGGAAGGTTGAAGGTCATCATGATAGGAGAATTGGGGAATATAGGCCTACTGGAATTTTTAGGCTCATTTTTTTTAGgctgtagaatttttttttaggcTTGTTTTAGGAATATTGGGGTTTGTGTAGGCCTATTGGATATTTTGAGGATTTTTCACAAGTTTTATAACAAATTTTCAGAAATACTTTTAGGCTTTTCAGATTTTTATGGCTGTTTTATTAggcctatttattttttttaccttttagaAATTTTAAGCTGGTTTTCAAATTTTTAGGCATATTTAGAATTTACACCCTTGTTTTAAAATTAGAAttatcaaaaataaataaacaaacaaatatttacCAATGAcaaacgcgcgcacacacacctgggccgtccacacacacacacacctggaccaTCCTGACACCCCTGCAAAGAATAGAGTACCACGTTAGGATATAAatgacaggtgtggtgtgtgatgtgtggtgtgaggtgtgatCAGTTAGGTGTGTCCACATGTGTGCCTTGAGACAGGGATAACAAGCatcatggaaaataaatcaataaataaggaTAGATAgcaagatagagagaagagagcaataatgaagataaaaccaataataataataatctcaccTGTTGCTCGTTACTGCCACTCAAGCA harbors:
- the LOC123509240 gene encoding LOW QUALITY PROTEIN: RNA-binding protein 25-like (The sequence of the model RefSeq protein was modified relative to this genomic sequence to represent the inferred CDS: inserted 1 base in 1 codon), with amino-acid sequence SSSSSSSSSSSSSSSSSSSSHEEEEDEEEERKKRKERKRKKKKKTXDEEEEEEEEEEEEDEQQQQQQQQILHRERERERERERERERERERERERERERERERERERESRSLERERERERERERERERERERERERERERERERERERKERERERERERERERERERERERERENFMRERERERERERERERERERERERRERERERERERERERERDREREREREREREREREREERESLSLVPAFFPDENGSERERERERERERERERERERDLERERERERERERGIEIKEKRERERERERERERERERELAFTTLRQREAYRERERERERERERERERERERDYLSPQERERERERERERERESTQREEEEGRKEEKKYERERERERERERERERERERGERERERERERERERERERERERERERERERERENFTPPPTQCR